The Pseudomonas extremaustralis genome contains a region encoding:
- a CDS encoding HAMP domain-containing sensor histidine kinase codes for MRCRHPLLWKMAMLHVCACLLLVWLVWNWGLRVERNTYFLDPSDRVALAAYAAEAEQVAARGDAQAVERWRLALQQRERTWVAVLDERLQSLGTSPLSASQISHLTFMRKLSWPMSKRLEDELPYVSIAFPQHPERGRLVMQLPERLLPPGLTPWTHVLTHGVVPVLLALGLGLVLYRHLVQPLNELRERANTLSAGDLAPLASSRVTRRPDELGELARAYEHMAERLRQSLDQQRQLLRTLSHEIRTPLARLKIASESGLPPDQLEQRLAREVEDMRQLVDDALNLAWLDTEKPRLPAETVVVASVWEALVQDAYFETGWPLEALVCELDSTCQLRVHLNSFAQALENVLRNAIRHSPVHGVVRLRGRRDGDSWCLVVEDQGAGVAEADLERIFEPYLRLDGTQGSGFGLGLSIARRAIELQGGELWASRGAQGLRMNLRLPAANV; via the coding sequence ATGCGGTGTCGTCATCCGCTGCTGTGGAAAATGGCCATGCTGCATGTGTGCGCCTGTCTGCTGCTGGTGTGGCTGGTGTGGAACTGGGGCTTGCGGGTGGAGCGCAACACCTACTTTCTGGACCCGTCCGACCGGGTCGCCCTGGCTGCCTATGCCGCCGAGGCCGAGCAGGTCGCGGCCCGTGGCGATGCGCAGGCGGTAGAGCGCTGGCGGCTGGCGTTGCAGCAGCGTGAACGCACCTGGGTCGCGGTGTTGGATGAGCGTCTGCAGAGCCTGGGCACGTCGCCGCTCAGCGCTTCGCAGATCAGCCATCTCACCTTCATGCGCAAGCTCAGTTGGCCGATGAGCAAACGCCTGGAGGATGAACTGCCGTATGTGAGCATCGCCTTTCCCCAACACCCGGAACGCGGGCGGCTGGTGATGCAATTGCCGGAACGCCTGTTGCCGCCGGGGCTTACACCGTGGACCCATGTGTTGACCCACGGCGTGGTGCCGGTGCTGCTGGCGCTGGGGCTGGGATTGGTGCTGTATCGCCATCTGGTGCAGCCGCTGAACGAACTGCGCGAGCGCGCCAACACCCTGAGCGCCGGCGACCTGGCGCCCCTGGCCAGCAGCCGCGTCACGCGCCGCCCGGATGAGCTGGGCGAGCTGGCCCGCGCCTACGAGCACATGGCCGAGCGCCTGCGCCAGAGCCTCGATCAGCAACGCCAGTTGCTGCGCACCTTGTCCCATGAAATCCGCACGCCCCTGGCGCGCTTGAAGATCGCCAGCGAAAGCGGCCTGCCACCCGATCAGTTGGAACAACGCCTGGCGCGCGAGGTGGAGGACATGCGCCAACTGGTGGACGACGCCCTCAACCTGGCCTGGCTCGACACCGAAAAACCACGCCTGCCGGCCGAAACGGTGGTGGTGGCCTCGGTGTGGGAAGCCCTGGTGCAAGATGCGTATTTCGAAACCGGTTGGCCGCTGGAGGCGCTGGTCTGCGAGCTGGACAGCACCTGCCAGTTGCGCGTGCACCTCAACAGCTTTGCCCAGGCCCTGGAAAACGTCCTGCGCAATGCCATCCGCCACTCGCCGGTACACGGCGTGGTGCGCTTGAGAGGCCGGCGCGACGGCGACAGTTGGTGCCTGGTCGTCGAAGACCAGGGGGCGGGCGTGGCCGAGGCCGATCTGGAGCGCATCTTCGAGCCTTACCTGCGGCTGGACGGCACCCAGGGCAGCGGTTTCGGCCTGGGCCTGAGCATCGCCCGGCGCGCCATCGAACTGCAGGGCGGCGAGTTATGGGCCAGCCGTGGCGCCCAGGGCCTGCGCATGAACCTGCGCCTGCCGGCGGCAAATGTTTAG
- a CDS encoding TonB-dependent siderophore receptor — MFRLSLLAVSICSLLPVSSFAAEVDAPAPLELPTQTVLGTAQEEIKQMPGVSIITADDIKKRPPANDLSEIIRTMPGVNLTGNSSSGQRGNNRQIDIRGMGPENTLILVDGKPVSSRNSVRYGWRGERDSRGDSNWVPADQVERIEVIRGPAAARYGNGAAGGVVNIITKQPGSETHGSATIYHNFAQHKAEGETERMNFGLNGPLTDTLSYRVYGNIAKTNADDADINSGHESTRTGNQVGTLPAGREGVRNKDVNGLLSWKMTPEQTLDLEAGFSRQGNIYTGDTQNTNSNANVKSMLGHETNILYRENFALTHRGEWDFGSSLAYLQYEKTRNSRINEGLAGGTEGIFSSTDFYTTVLRDLTAHGEVSLPLHAGVDQVLTLGTEWVESKLDDPSANTQTTTAGGSVAGLTSTNRSSTSSARIFSVFAEDNIELFPGTRLTPGLRLDHHDIVGDNWSPSLNVSQVLTDTLTLKAGIARSYKAPNLYQLNPNYLLYSNGQGCYGSTKSCYLQGNADLEAETSVNKELGIEYRQDGVVAGLTYFRNDYKNKIESGLTPVGTASGGTGTTANANVFQWENVPKALVEGLEGNLTLPLAESLTWTNNFTYMLQSKNKQTGDVLSVTPKYTLNSMLDWQATQDLSLQASVAWYGKQTPKKYDYHGYRVTGTSNQQLSPYAIAGVSGTYALTKHLSLTAGVDNVFDKRLWREGNAQGVTNIEGAGAATYNQSGRTLYTSLTASF, encoded by the coding sequence ATGTTCCGCTTATCCCTGCTTGCCGTGAGTATTTGCAGCCTGCTGCCCGTCAGCAGTTTCGCCGCCGAGGTCGACGCGCCCGCGCCGCTGGAATTGCCGACCCAGACCGTGTTGGGCACCGCACAGGAAGAGATCAAGCAGATGCCCGGTGTGTCGATCATCACCGCCGACGACATCAAGAAGCGCCCGCCGGCCAACGACCTGTCGGAGATCATCCGCACCATGCCCGGCGTCAACCTCACCGGTAACTCCAGCAGCGGCCAGCGCGGCAACAATCGCCAGATCGACATCCGTGGCATGGGCCCGGAAAACACCTTGATCCTGGTCGACGGCAAACCCGTCAGCAGCCGCAACTCGGTGCGCTACGGCTGGCGCGGTGAACGTGACAGCCGTGGCGACAGCAACTGGGTGCCGGCCGATCAGGTCGAGCGCATCGAAGTCATCCGTGGCCCGGCGGCGGCGCGTTATGGCAACGGTGCGGCGGGCGGCGTGGTGAATATCATCACCAAGCAACCGGGCAGCGAAACCCACGGTTCGGCGACGATCTACCACAACTTCGCCCAGCACAAAGCCGAAGGCGAGACCGAACGCATGAACTTCGGCCTCAACGGCCCGCTCACCGACACCCTCAGTTACCGCGTGTACGGCAACATCGCCAAGACCAACGCCGACGACGCCGACATCAACAGCGGCCACGAATCCACCCGCACTGGCAACCAGGTCGGCACTTTGCCGGCCGGGCGCGAAGGCGTGCGCAACAAGGACGTCAACGGCTTGCTGAGCTGGAAGATGACCCCCGAGCAAACCCTCGACCTGGAGGCCGGCTTCAGCCGCCAGGGCAACATCTATACCGGCGACACCCAGAACACCAACAGCAACGCCAACGTCAAGAGCATGCTCGGCCATGAGACCAACATCCTCTACCGTGAAAACTTCGCGCTGACCCATCGCGGCGAATGGGATTTCGGCAGCAGCCTGGCCTACCTGCAATACGAAAAGACCCGCAACAGCCGCATCAACGAGGGGCTGGCGGGCGGCACCGAAGGCATCTTTTCCAGCACCGACTTCTACACCACCGTGCTGCGCGACCTCACCGCCCACGGCGAGGTCAGCCTGCCGCTGCATGCCGGTGTCGACCAAGTGCTGACCCTGGGCACCGAGTGGGTCGAATCCAAGCTCGATGACCCCAGCGCCAACACCCAGACCACCACCGCGGGCGGCAGCGTCGCCGGCCTGACGAGCACCAACCGCAGCAGCACGTCGTCGGCGCGGATCTTTTCGGTCTTTGCCGAAGACAACATCGAACTGTTCCCCGGCACGCGCCTGACCCCGGGCCTGCGTCTGGACCACCACGATATCGTCGGCGACAACTGGAGCCCGTCGCTCAACGTGTCCCAGGTGCTCACCGACACCCTGACCCTCAAGGCCGGCATCGCCCGCTCGTACAAGGCGCCGAACCTCTACCAGCTCAACCCCAACTACCTGCTGTACAGCAACGGTCAGGGTTGCTATGGCTCGACCAAAAGCTGTTACCTGCAAGGCAACGCCGACCTCGAGGCCGAAACCAGCGTCAACAAGGAACTGGGCATCGAGTACCGCCAGGACGGTGTGGTCGCCGGCCTGACGTACTTTCGCAACGACTACAAGAACAAGATCGAGTCCGGCCTGACCCCGGTCGGCACGGCATCCGGCGGCACCGGCACCACCGCCAATGCCAACGTGTTCCAGTGGGAAAACGTGCCCAAGGCGCTGGTCGAAGGGCTTGAAGGCAACCTCACGTTACCGTTGGCCGAGTCGCTGACCTGGACCAACAACTTCACCTACATGCTGCAATCGAAAAACAAACAGACCGGCGATGTGCTCTCGGTCACGCCCAAGTACACGCTCAATTCCATGCTCGACTGGCAAGCCACCCAGGACCTGTCCCTGCAGGCCAGCGTCGCCTGGTACGGCAAGCAGACACCGAAAAAATACGACTACCACGGCTACCGCGTGACCGGCACCAGCAACCAGCAGTTGTCGCCGTATGCCATCGCCGGCGTCAGCGGCACCTACGCGCTGACCAAGCACCTGAGCCTCACCGCCGGCGTGGATAACGTCTTCGACAAACGCCTGTGGCGCGAAGGCAATGCCCAGGGCGTGACCAACATCGAAGGCGCGGGCGCGGCCACCTACAACCAGTCCGGCCGCACCCTGTACACCAGCCTGACGGCGTCGTTCTGA
- a CDS encoding alpha/beta hydrolase: MGRALWLALLFTSWVQAQPAPDQVMEASVLREASDYQFSTLELDSVDGTRHYRLWLGRPLKVTAANPVAYLLDGNAAMAALDTALLNRLSHSATPPVLVAVGYATPLRIDRKARTFDYTPKVGEGAQRDPLTDLPSGGAEAFLDLLTQQIRPLINQRLEVQPKRQVLWGHSYGGLLVLYTLMTRPDAFDEYAAASPSLWWNNGVIHPEGLAQRLNGQRPTLLLMRGDEEPASPALGRHPKGAQDGALKNLLAALRQVPGLTVQYQAFAGLGHGPMLPASLGFTLEHIGQ, translated from the coding sequence ATGGGCCGCGCACTCTGGCTCGCGTTGTTGTTCACCTCATGGGTGCAGGCCCAGCCGGCCCCCGATCAAGTGATGGAGGCGTCGGTGCTGCGCGAGGCCAGCGACTACCAGTTCAGCACCCTGGAACTGGACTCCGTCGATGGCACCCGGCACTACCGCCTCTGGCTCGGTCGCCCGCTCAAGGTCACCGCCGCCAACCCGGTCGCTTATCTGCTCGATGGCAACGCGGCCATGGCGGCGCTGGATACCGCGCTGCTCAACCGCTTGTCCCACAGCGCTACCCCACCGGTGCTGGTGGCGGTGGGCTACGCCACGCCGCTGCGCATTGACCGCAAAGCGCGCACCTTCGACTACACGCCAAAGGTGGGCGAGGGCGCCCAGCGCGATCCGCTGACCGACCTGCCCAGCGGCGGCGCGGAGGCATTCCTGGATCTGCTCACGCAGCAGATCCGCCCACTGATCAACCAGCGCCTTGAGGTACAACCCAAGCGCCAGGTGTTGTGGGGGCATTCCTATGGCGGATTGCTGGTGCTGTACACACTGATGACCCGCCCGGATGCCTTCGACGAATACGCCGCCGCCAGCCCGTCGCTGTGGTGGAACAACGGCGTGATCCACCCCGAGGGCCTGGCGCAACGCCTGAACGGCCAGCGACCGACGTTGCTGTTGATGCGTGGAGACGAGGAGCCGGCAAGCCCGGCCCTGGGCCGTCACCCCAAAGGCGCTCAGGATGGCGCGCTGAAAAACCTGCTGGCGGCACTGCGCCAGGTGCCGGGTTTGACGGTGCAATACCAGGCGTTCGCGGGGTTGGGGCATGGGCCGATGTTGCCGGCGTCGTTGGGTTTTACGCTGGAGCACATCGGCCAATGA
- a CDS encoding Rid family hydrolase encodes MTSQTVTRQNFSSGGQYESVFGYSRAVRVGNHLHISGTCASPDYEHSNAFEQAQAILVTVNKVLADAGMSTQDVVRTVVYLRDINDAPLVAKAHSEVFDGIRPASSLIQVDSMLRPWQKVEIETYAIAADL; translated from the coding sequence ATGACCAGCCAAACCGTAACGCGACAAAACTTTTCCTCGGGCGGCCAGTATGAATCGGTGTTCGGTTACTCCCGTGCGGTGCGCGTCGGCAATCACTTGCACATCTCCGGCACGTGCGCCTCGCCCGACTATGAACACAGCAACGCCTTCGAGCAGGCCCAGGCAATTCTGGTCACTGTCAACAAGGTACTGGCCGATGCCGGCATGAGTACGCAGGATGTGGTGCGCACGGTGGTGTATCTGCGCGATATCAACGATGCGCCGCTGGTCGCCAAGGCCCACAGCGAGGTGTTCGATGGCATCCGTCCGGCCAGCAGCCTGATCCAGGTGGACTCGATGCTGCGACCTTGGCAGAAAGTTGAAATAGAGACTTATGCCATCGCGGCTGACCTCTAG
- a CDS encoding MFS transporter has translation MGEVYPSSIHPDSSTARAPAELSSKRLSKAVVGVTLGNMVEWFDFALYSSMAGIIGRTFFHDDDPTAQLMAIYATFAAGFLIRPLGSLVFGPIGDKCGRRTALSLSITLMAVATFAIALIPSYASIGVFAPLLLVLMRLLQGLSTGGEYGGSCTFIAEHSPDKRRSFFTSWLEFGNISGFLLGGAVVSLFTLGLGEQAMQEWGWRVPFAIGGLLGLIALYLRLGLEETPVFKEIQEQEKQQKTTAPKQGLFKMLVSEWPQVLQCMGLVTVFNVTYYIILGYIPGYLENVLGYSNAFAMGLGMTATLFMLVLIPVSGLLADRLGRNRMIISGCLLLIVMAFPCFMLLRTGNVAFLLAALLILTLAQLFFEGAMPATMTSLFRARVRYSALALSYNVAVSLFGGTAPLINTWLISATGNPMIPAWYLIAGAVVGLISILFVKDSTGKPLPT, from the coding sequence ATGGGCGAAGTTTACCCTTCCTCGATTCATCCTGATTCATCCACCGCGCGTGCGCCGGCGGAACTCTCGTCCAAACGCTTGAGCAAGGCGGTGGTCGGCGTGACGCTGGGCAATATGGTCGAGTGGTTCGACTTTGCGCTCTACTCATCGATGGCCGGCATTATCGGCCGAACGTTCTTCCACGATGACGACCCCACCGCACAACTGATGGCGATCTACGCCACCTTTGCCGCAGGTTTCCTGATACGCCCCCTGGGCAGCCTGGTCTTCGGGCCCATCGGTGACAAATGCGGTCGCCGCACCGCGCTCTCCCTGAGCATTACCCTGATGGCCGTGGCGACTTTCGCAATCGCCTTGATCCCCAGCTACGCCAGCATTGGCGTGTTCGCACCACTGCTGCTGGTCCTTATGCGCCTGTTGCAAGGCCTCTCCACCGGTGGCGAGTACGGTGGTTCCTGCACGTTTATCGCCGAACACTCACCAGATAAACGCCGCAGCTTTTTTACCAGTTGGCTGGAGTTCGGCAATATTTCCGGTTTCTTGCTCGGCGGTGCCGTGGTGAGCTTGTTCACCCTTGGCCTGGGCGAGCAGGCCATGCAGGAGTGGGGCTGGCGGGTGCCGTTCGCGATAGGCGGCCTGCTCGGCCTGATCGCGCTGTACCTGCGCCTGGGCCTGGAAGAGACCCCGGTGTTCAAGGAAATCCAGGAGCAGGAAAAACAGCAAAAGACCACAGCCCCCAAGCAAGGCCTGTTCAAAATGCTGGTCAGTGAATGGCCGCAGGTTTTGCAGTGCATGGGCCTGGTGACAGTGTTCAACGTCACCTACTACATCATCCTGGGTTACATCCCCGGCTACCTGGAAAACGTGCTGGGGTACAGCAACGCCTTTGCCATGGGCCTGGGCATGACCGCCACGCTGTTCATGCTGGTGCTGATCCCGGTCTCCGGTTTGCTCGCCGACCGGCTGGGGCGCAACCGGATGATCATCAGCGGCTGCCTCTTGCTGATCGTCATGGCGTTCCCCTGCTTCATGCTGCTGCGCACCGGGAACGTGGCATTCCTGCTCGCCGCGCTGTTGATCCTGACCCTGGCCCAGTTGTTCTTCGAAGGTGCGATGCCGGCGACCATGACCTCGCTGTTCCGTGCACGGGTGCGCTACAGCGCCCTGGCCCTGAGTTACAACGTGGCCGTGTCGTTGTTTGGCGGTACTGCGCCGCTGATCAATACCTGGCTGATTTCCGCCACCGGCAACCCGATGATCCCGGCCTGGTACCTGATCGCCGGCGCTGTGGTGGGCCTGATTTCGATCCTGTTCGTCAAGGACTCCACCGGTAAACCCCTCCCAACATGA
- a CDS encoding SDR family NAD(P)-dependent oxidoreductase — MSHAPHASVLITGTSSGMGQAVAQRFETEGWHVVAVDLTPSPKAASSVFSPVVGDITDEAALTARIDAALDGKPPLRAVINAAGIFPTSSLETYSEALYRRIFDINVLGSLNIARIGTRHLKAAGGGAIVFFASVDAFTVSKNQLLYSASKAAVVSMTRSLAIELADHHIVVNALAPGWVDTEGTRAGGRIDAAVASIPLKRAARVEEIADWVWQLSAKPGYVTGESLCIAGGVFMR; from the coding sequence ATGAGCCATGCACCTCACGCCAGCGTCCTCATCACCGGCACCTCTTCCGGCATGGGCCAAGCCGTCGCGCAACGCTTTGAGACAGAAGGCTGGCACGTCGTTGCCGTCGACCTGACGCCCAGTCCAAAGGCGGCCAGCAGCGTGTTTTCTCCGGTGGTCGGTGACATCACCGATGAGGCGGCGCTGACCGCTCGCATCGACGCCGCCCTCGACGGCAAGCCGCCATTGCGCGCGGTGATCAACGCTGCGGGCATCTTCCCCACGTCGTCCCTGGAGACCTATAGCGAGGCGCTGTATCGCAGGATCTTCGATATCAACGTGCTGGGCTCACTGAATATCGCGCGGATCGGCACGCGTCATCTCAAAGCGGCGGGCGGCGGTGCCATTGTGTTTTTCGCCTCGGTGGACGCGTTCACCGTGTCGAAAAACCAGTTGCTCTACAGCGCCTCCAAAGCGGCCGTGGTGTCGATGACGCGCAGCCTGGCGATCGAGTTGGCCGACCACCACATCGTGGTCAACGCCCTGGCGCCGGGCTGGGTCGACACCGAAGGCACCCGCGCCGGCGGCCGTATCGACGCCGCCGTGGCTTCCATCCCCCTCAAGCGCGCCGCGCGCGTGGAGGAAATCGCCGATTGGGTCTGGCAGTTGAGTGCCAAGCCCGGCTATGTGACCGGCGAATCGTTGTGCATCGCAGGAGGTGTGTTTATGCGCTGA
- a CDS encoding flavin-containing monooxygenase — MSDHYCIIGAGAAGLAALKTLTDAGFRVDCFEKSGRIGGHWNTDYDALHLITPKSSSFFDGFPMPADYPVYPSRDQVKAYMNAYTDTFGLREKITFDTEVRSLTPLDDNGEGGWQVTLADGRSRRYAGVLVANGHLWDCKIPEVGQGFTGVSVHSGEYRNVQQLHGKVLVVGFGNSGCDLAVDAAQARLDTTIAIRRGQLFQPKTLFGLPRGELPLLGQLPPEQQNMLMNLLIMASVGTHKHYPGLPAPETYDLDAQPPVVNTLLLYWVQHGRIKIAPGIECIRGKTVTFTDGSQADYDTIVWATGFNTRLPFLDESLLQWRDGVPLRTAAMTLPTNLEGLFYIGLGAPRGPQWPVYCEQTKLVMRFLALRAAGMKGLAAKFAQLQPAESRIDIVKREWLANYQDTQRQLDVLELTLQPSAPRPQLA, encoded by the coding sequence ATGTCCGACCACTACTGCATCATTGGCGCCGGCGCCGCAGGCCTTGCGGCCCTCAAGACCCTCACCGACGCCGGCTTTCGGGTGGACTGCTTCGAGAAGTCCGGCCGCATCGGCGGCCACTGGAACACCGACTACGATGCCCTGCACCTGATCACCCCCAAAAGCAGTTCGTTTTTCGACGGGTTCCCCATGCCGGCCGACTACCCGGTGTACCCGAGTCGCGATCAGGTCAAGGCGTACATGAACGCCTACACCGATACCTTCGGCCTGCGCGAAAAAATCACCTTCGACACCGAGGTACGCAGCCTCACCCCCCTGGACGACAACGGCGAAGGCGGCTGGCAGGTGACCCTGGCCGATGGCCGCAGCCGGCGCTATGCCGGGGTGCTGGTGGCCAACGGGCATCTGTGGGATTGCAAGATCCCCGAAGTCGGCCAGGGCTTTACCGGCGTGTCGGTGCACTCCGGCGAATACCGCAACGTGCAGCAGCTACACGGCAAGGTGCTGGTGGTGGGCTTTGGTAACTCCGGCTGCGATCTGGCGGTGGATGCCGCCCAGGCGCGCCTGGATACCACCATCGCAATTCGTCGCGGCCAACTGTTCCAACCCAAGACACTTTTCGGCCTGCCTCGCGGCGAATTGCCGCTGCTGGGGCAGTTGCCGCCGGAACAACAGAACATGCTCATGAATCTGCTGATCATGGCCAGCGTCGGTACTCACAAACACTATCCGGGCCTGCCCGCGCCCGAGACCTACGATCTGGATGCTCAACCCCCGGTGGTCAACACCCTGCTGCTGTATTGGGTGCAGCATGGCCGGATCAAAATCGCGCCGGGGATCGAGTGCATCCGGGGCAAGACGGTCACCTTCACCGATGGCAGCCAGGCCGACTACGACACCATTGTCTGGGCCACGGGGTTCAATACCCGTCTGCCGTTCCTCGACGAAAGCCTGCTGCAATGGCGTGACGGCGTACCGCTGCGCACTGCGGCGATGACCTTGCCGACCAACCTGGAAGGCTTGTTCTACATCGGCCTGGGAGCGCCCCGCGGCCCGCAATGGCCGGTTTATTGCGAACAGACCAAGCTGGTGATGCGCTTCCTCGCCTTGCGCGCCGCCGGCATGAAGGGCCTGGCCGCCAAGTTCGCCCAGTTGCAGCCGGCCGAGTCGCGCATCGACATCGTCAAGCGCGAATGGCTGGCCAACTACCAGGACACCCAACGTCAGCTGGATGTCCTGGAACTGACCTTGCAACCCAGCGCCCCACGCCCTCAACTCGCCTGA
- a CDS encoding LysR family transcriptional regulator → MTLQQLNYFLAAIEHGTFSKAAESLHLSQPSLSEQILRLEEHLGTHVFIRTNRRLVLTEAGRRLLPFAQGMVTSARQGFEAVQAVRELSGGVASFGTFGTAHHYFLTDLIEQFRTQHPDMRIKIVGYNSSEIAERVSQGELEAGLVMLPIKQQNLAVSEPVWSAQVGYISADPERLKSPKSIRDLAVAPLILTEARWQAADPIRKLLTQMAAKGGEVLDPIIEVEHQITGFELAARGLGDVIATRPILHQLGFNDRLGWVPITPAIFEVFGFIHRHDTPISPPTRVLINLMRSHLSRIQTLYAHLETL, encoded by the coding sequence ATGACACTGCAACAGCTCAATTACTTTCTCGCCGCCATCGAGCATGGCACGTTCTCGAAGGCGGCGGAGAGCCTGCATCTTTCCCAACCCTCACTGTCCGAGCAGATCCTGCGGCTGGAGGAGCACCTGGGCACCCATGTGTTCATTCGCACCAATCGCCGACTGGTGCTCACCGAAGCCGGGCGACGCCTGCTGCCCTTCGCGCAAGGCATGGTGACGTCGGCGCGCCAGGGTTTCGAGGCGGTGCAGGCGGTGCGCGAACTGTCCGGCGGGGTCGCCAGCTTCGGCACCTTCGGCACAGCCCACCACTACTTCCTCACCGATCTGATCGAACAGTTCCGTACGCAGCACCCGGACATGCGTATCAAGATCGTCGGCTACAACTCTTCGGAAATCGCCGAACGGGTCAGCCAGGGCGAACTCGAGGCGGGCCTGGTGATGTTGCCCATCAAGCAGCAGAACCTGGCCGTCAGCGAACCGGTATGGTCGGCCCAGGTGGGCTATATCAGCGCCGACCCCGAGCGCCTTAAAAGCCCCAAGAGCATCCGTGACCTGGCCGTCGCCCCCTTGATCCTCACCGAAGCGCGCTGGCAGGCCGCCGACCCGATTCGCAAGCTGCTGACACAGATGGCCGCCAAGGGTGGCGAGGTACTGGACCCGATCATTGAAGTCGAGCACCAGATCACCGGCTTTGAACTGGCGGCACGCGGCCTCGGCGACGTGATTGCCACACGCCCGATCCTGCATCAGCTGGGCTTCAACGACCGCCTCGGCTGGGTGCCCATCACCCCGGCGATCTTCGAGGTGTTCGGCTTTATCCATCGGCATGACACGCCCATTTCACCGCCGACACGGGTGCTGATCAACCTGATGCGCAGCCACTTGAGCCGTATCCAGACGCTGTATGCACACCTGGAGACGCTTTAG
- a CDS encoding DUF1835 domain-containing protein, with protein sequence MSQRPVSSNTDGRLNLEQQRKRAKEWLAQLKIQDPDATLSQAQWQIAKQLGFSSWPKLKAHVDALDFAARHPDFNASDEARTTHWRCGNDIAHSLQVAGFKGPFQMLTDPLCMGPVRELPAEAFRAMRSAFISHAFAMDSTEVARRVDDEYHQLEALAHAEHSVLWCEADAYDQLFLIRALAGLDHVPPRLELIEVDRIPGVERFIGIGQLAPDVLAWLWPQRRLIDDDALQLAKQAWSAYCAPTPTAWAQLAHGSHPALPLLAPALLRQLQELPGTQDGLSLTERLALTCLAEAGPMPFGRVFAELMAKREPLPFLGDMMFHALLRPLIEAEQPLLTQTEAHLDWPRRVLALTPLGHRVLSGDTYWLDHASHERWVGGVCLQPGGAHWTLDANDLPVWRD encoded by the coding sequence ATGTCGCAACGCCCTGTTTCTTCCAACACCGATGGCCGTCTCAACCTTGAGCAACAGCGCAAGCGCGCCAAGGAATGGTTGGCGCAGCTGAAAATCCAAGACCCGGACGCCACCTTGTCCCAGGCCCAATGGCAGATCGCCAAACAGTTGGGCTTCAGCAGTTGGCCCAAGCTCAAGGCCCATGTCGACGCCCTAGACTTCGCCGCCCGCCATCCCGACTTCAACGCCAGCGACGAAGCCCGCACCACCCACTGGCGCTGCGGTAATGACATCGCCCATAGCCTGCAGGTGGCCGGCTTCAAGGGACCCTTCCAGATGCTCACCGACCCGCTGTGCATGGGCCCGGTTCGCGAGCTGCCCGCCGAAGCATTCCGCGCCATGCGCAGCGCTTTTATCAGCCACGCCTTTGCCATGGACAGCACGGAGGTGGCGCGCCGCGTCGACGACGAATACCACCAGCTCGAAGCACTGGCCCACGCCGAGCACAGCGTGCTGTGGTGCGAGGCGGATGCCTATGACCAACTCTTCCTGATCCGCGCCCTGGCGGGCCTCGATCATGTGCCACCCCGGCTGGAGCTGATCGAGGTGGATCGCATTCCCGGCGTCGAGCGGTTTATCGGCATCGGCCAACTGGCGCCCGACGTCCTCGCCTGGTTATGGCCGCAGCGCCGCTTGATCGATGACGACGCGCTGCAACTGGCCAAACAGGCCTGGTCGGCGTATTGCGCCCCGACACCGACGGCCTGGGCACAACTGGCCCACGGCAGCCATCCCGCGCTGCCCTTGCTGGCGCCGGCGCTGTTGCGCCAGTTGCAGGAATTGCCGGGGACCCAGGATGGCCTGTCACTCACCGAGCGCCTGGCCCTGACCTGCCTCGCCGAAGCCGGGCCGATGCCGTTTGGACGCGTGTTCGCGGAGCTGATGGCCAAGCGCGAGCCGCTGCCGTTCCTGGGGGACATGATGTTTCATGCGCTGTTGCGACCGTTGATCGAGGCCGAGCAGCCGTTGCTCACCCAAACCGAGGCGCATCTGGACTGGCCTCGGCGCGTGCTGGCGCTCACACCGTTGGGCCACCGGGTGCTGAGCGGCGACACCTATTGGCTCGATCACGCCAGCCATGAACGCTGGGTCGGCGGAGTGTGCCTGCAGCCCGGCGGCGCCCATTGGACACTGGACGCTAACGACCTGCCCGTATGGCGCGACTGA